Proteins co-encoded in one Listeria ivanovii subsp. ivanovii genomic window:
- a CDS encoding diacylglycerol/lipid kinase family protein produces the protein MGKVLLIVNPSSGKEKGKLYQEKAEVALKNRYDEVEVRLTEKAGDATDFASWAAKQGFEAVIAMGGDGTLNETINGLAIHENRPDFGFIPLGTVNDLARSVGIPLKPEKAIQSLETSVAVPMDIGRIGELYFMNVLAIGMIAQAVDQVSVEQKTKFGSVAYFLEGLKAFNRNELLHFKLEYDDEIWEGEAALVVAGLTKSVGGIESWAPDAKIDDGYLHVVILTKLGLLDAANLIPQLIRGNLKNSDGVVYIKTKKLKIDASGEDLSINVDGDPGPGVPAEIEVLGSHLNILAPKENSTIRFGPFVLKR, from the coding sequence ATGGGGAAGGTATTATTGATTGTAAATCCATCATCAGGCAAGGAGAAAGGAAAATTATATCAAGAGAAAGCTGAAGTAGCACTAAAAAATCGCTATGATGAAGTAGAAGTTCGATTGACAGAAAAAGCAGGGGATGCAACTGACTTTGCCTCTTGGGCCGCTAAACAAGGTTTTGAAGCAGTAATTGCAATGGGCGGAGATGGCACATTAAATGAAACAATCAACGGTCTGGCTATCCATGAAAACCGTCCGGATTTTGGATTTATTCCGCTTGGTACTGTGAATGACTTAGCTCGCTCCGTGGGAATACCACTGAAGCCTGAAAAAGCAATTCAATCTTTGGAAACCTCGGTAGCAGTTCCAATGGATATCGGACGAATCGGTGAGCTGTATTTTATGAACGTGTTGGCGATTGGAATGATTGCGCAGGCGGTTGATCAAGTCAGTGTTGAGCAAAAAACTAAATTCGGTTCGGTTGCCTACTTTTTAGAAGGATTAAAAGCATTTAACCGCAATGAGCTACTTCATTTTAAATTAGAATATGACGATGAAATTTGGGAAGGCGAGGCCGCGCTTGTCGTCGCAGGATTAACTAAATCGGTCGGAGGAATAGAGTCATGGGCACCAGATGCAAAAATTGATGACGGCTATTTACATGTTGTTATTTTGACCAAACTTGGACTACTGGATGCTGCTAATTTAATTCCACAATTAATCCGTGGTAATTTGAAAAACAGTGATGGTGTTGTTTACATTAAAACTAAAAAATTAAAAATTGATGCAAGTGGGGAAGACTTGAGTATAAATGTGGATGGAGACCCTGGTCCAGGCGTTCCAGCAGAAATTGAAGTACTTGGAAGCCATCTTAATATTCTTGCACCAAAAGAAAACAGTACAATACGTTTTGGCCCATTTGTATTAAAGAGGTAA
- a CDS encoding VanZ family protein produces MLTFSILVMMVALIVYIIFFLLRWLKKKEKFEIIIFKTCLYIYCCGVIKYTIFPIMVQPFLIEDTKKYITGPYMNLIPFKTISEMFIYSTDSDIFQVIANFIIFVPLGMILPLCYQKMTWKHVFLISLFATVGIELTQLLQDIIYQSPFKFVDIDDIILNFSGGIFGYLVFILLRPLLRKMGLYIDKCGVKAK; encoded by the coding sequence ATGTTGACATTTTCGATATTAGTAATGATGGTAGCACTTATTGTGTATATTATTTTTTTCTTATTAAGATGGTTAAAAAAGAAAGAAAAATTTGAGATTATTATTTTTAAAACATGTTTATACATCTATTGTTGTGGAGTAATAAAATATACTATTTTTCCTATTATGGTACAACCATTTTTAATAGAAGATACAAAAAAATATATAACTGGCCCTTATATGAATCTAATACCATTCAAAACAATTAGTGAGATGTTTATTTATAGTACAGATAGTGATATTTTTCAAGTGATTGCAAATTTTATCATATTTGTCCCATTAGGAATGATTTTACCTTTGTGCTATCAAAAAATGACTTGGAAACATGTTTTTCTAATTAGCTTGTTCGCTACGGTAGGTATCGAACTTACACAATTATTGCAAGATATCATATATCAATCTCCATTTAAATTTGTTGATATTGATGATATAATACTAAATTTTAGCGGGGGAATATTTGGGTATCTTGTCTTTATTTTACTTCGGCCACTTTTAAGGAAAATGGGATTATATATTGATAAATGCGGAGTGAAGGCTAAATAG
- a CDS encoding GntR family transcriptional regulator: MTTKRKETRESVCYREIKKKIRNGELKPGDRLIENTLSKQLDISRTPIRKAIGMLAADGYVEYNDFRGAFVKDSIINKERYFEMTEILGLFLKQAIHKIRTKKISFNKLKATSKLAEIKCQEEQSDPAVYFDYEKWFVQDLLTYLKNNYYLKISEDFFSNIKEFGDEEVIKIAQNASVKTIDNIQNFIDALDVHDYDRCLKIIDDMIDAHVLVAYR; encoded by the coding sequence ATGACAACCAAACGCAAAGAGACGAGAGAAAGTGTTTGTTATCGGGAAATCAAAAAGAAGATTCGTAACGGGGAACTAAAGCCAGGTGATCGGTTAATTGAGAATACACTTTCTAAACAATTAGATATTAGTCGTACACCGATTCGTAAAGCTATCGGTATGCTCGCAGCGGATGGGTATGTCGAGTATAATGATTTTCGGGGAGCCTTTGTTAAGGATAGTATTATCAATAAGGAACGCTATTTTGAAATGACAGAAATTCTAGGTTTGTTTTTAAAGCAAGCCATCCATAAAATCCGCACAAAGAAAATCAGTTTTAACAAGTTAAAAGCAACTAGTAAATTAGCAGAAATAAAATGTCAAGAAGAACAAAGCGATCCAGCAGTATATTTTGATTATGAAAAATGGTTTGTACAAGATTTACTTACCTACTTGAAAAATAATTACTATTTAAAAATAAGTGAGGATTTTTTCAGTAATATTAAAGAGTTTGGTGACGAGGAAGTTATCAAAATCGCTCAAAATGCTTCTGTAAAAACCATTGATAATATCCAAAATTTCATTGATGCGCTTGATGTGCATGATTATGACAGATGTTTAAAGATTATTGACGATATGATTGATGCGCATGTTTTAGTGGCGTATCGATAA
- a CDS encoding acryloyl-CoA reductase: MKSFQALFIEKESETTSLQFREISLDTLPENEVTIEVHYSGINYKDGLAVLPDGKIVSEYPFVPGIDASGIVVETKTKRFQVGDEVIVTSYDFGVSYFGGYSEYIRVPAEWVVPLPAGLSLKEAMILGTAGFTAALSVDALEFSGVTPDAGKIAVSGGTGGVGSLSSAILSKRNYQVVASSSKADAKEFLQKFGVSEVVSREAFQPEKIRALDKQLFAGAIDCVGGKPLAYLLTAVQYGGAVTTCGMSAGGKLDTTVFPFILRGIQLFGIDSVLCPMPKRERIWRRLATDFQLANLEELATEIPFSELPNALHQVMNGGITGRYLVKIK, translated from the coding sequence ATGAAATCATTTCAAGCACTTTTTATTGAAAAAGAATCAGAAACGACCTCACTTCAGTTTAGAGAAATCAGCTTAGATACTTTACCCGAAAATGAAGTAACCATTGAAGTGCATTATTCTGGTATTAATTATAAAGATGGTTTAGCAGTACTTCCGGATGGAAAAATTGTTAGTGAGTATCCATTTGTTCCCGGAATTGATGCTAGCGGAATAGTCGTAGAAACAAAGACGAAGCGTTTCCAAGTTGGTGATGAAGTAATTGTAACTAGCTATGATTTTGGTGTTAGTTACTTTGGTGGCTATAGCGAGTATATTCGCGTCCCTGCTGAATGGGTCGTACCATTACCAGCTGGTTTGTCCCTCAAAGAAGCAATGATACTTGGTACAGCAGGCTTCACAGCAGCGCTCTCTGTGGATGCACTTGAATTTAGTGGCGTAACACCTGATGCTGGAAAAATTGCTGTAAGTGGTGGGACTGGCGGAGTAGGAAGTCTGAGTTCCGCTATTCTTTCTAAACGAAACTACCAGGTTGTAGCCTCCTCAAGTAAAGCAGATGCGAAAGAATTTTTACAAAAGTTTGGTGTTTCTGAAGTTGTTTCTAGAGAAGCATTTCAACCAGAGAAAATTCGTGCGTTAGATAAACAACTATTTGCTGGTGCTATTGATTGTGTTGGTGGAAAACCGCTTGCTTATTTATTAACAGCTGTTCAATACGGCGGTGCGGTAACGACTTGTGGAATGTCTGCTGGTGGAAAATTAGATACAACGGTCTTTCCGTTTATCTTGCGAGGCATTCAGCTTTTTGGTATAGATTCGGTGCTTTGTCCGATGCCAAAACGCGAACGAATTTGGAGGCGACTTGCAACTGACTTCCAATTAGCTAATTTGGAAGAGTTGGCAACAGAAATTCCGTTTTCTGAATTACCAAATGCGCTTCATCAAGTAATGAATGGCGGGATTACAGGAAGATACTTAGTAAAAATCAAATAA
- a CDS encoding ROK family protein — MTILAFDMGGTAVKYGVLTKQGELLEKGKFATPDKLDELIRLLVEVKVNYDHSFEGVAFSCPGAVNNETGIIGGASAISYIHHFPFRQLLEEKLALPVTMENDANCAALAEVWLGAAKDKQDIIFMILGTGVGGAVIRGGKVHHGANLHGGEFGYMLVNQKGNTLSDLGTVVNAAKRISERLELPEKIDGVRAFELREEGSAVAKEELQTMFYYLARSIFNLQYALDPELVVIGGAVSERNDFIEELNTYVDEVKASVPIAKVRPTVVGCEFGNDANLIGATAFHLA, encoded by the coding sequence ATGACTATTCTTGCATTTGATATGGGCGGTACCGCGGTGAAGTATGGCGTTTTAACAAAACAAGGCGAGTTACTTGAGAAAGGAAAATTTGCAACACCTGACAAATTGGATGAACTGATTCGTTTGCTTGTTGAGGTGAAGGTGAACTATGATCATTCTTTTGAAGGAGTAGCGTTTAGTTGTCCTGGTGCGGTAAATAATGAAACCGGAATCATTGGGGGAGCTAGCGCGATTTCTTATATTCATCATTTTCCGTTCAGGCAACTTTTAGAAGAAAAGTTAGCGCTACCTGTCACCATGGAAAATGATGCTAATTGTGCGGCACTAGCAGAAGTTTGGCTTGGAGCCGCGAAGGATAAGCAAGATATTATTTTTATGATTCTTGGTACTGGCGTTGGCGGAGCAGTGATTCGTGGTGGAAAAGTTCATCATGGAGCAAATTTACACGGCGGGGAATTCGGTTATATGCTAGTGAACCAAAAAGGAAACACACTGAGCGACCTTGGAACTGTTGTTAACGCAGCAAAACGAATTAGTGAGCGGCTCGAACTTCCTGAAAAAATAGATGGAGTTCGCGCTTTTGAACTACGAGAAGAAGGAAGTGCAGTAGCGAAAGAAGAGCTTCAGACGATGTTCTACTATTTAGCGCGTAGTATTTTTAATTTACAATATGCACTTGATCCCGAACTCGTGGTTATTGGTGGGGCTGTAAGTGAACGAAATGACTTTATTGAGGAACTAAATACGTACGTGGATGAAGTGAAAGCAAGTGTCCCTATTGCAAAAGTTCGCCCCACAGTAGTTGGTTGCGAATTTGGTAATGACGCTAATCTTATCGGAGCAACAGCCTTTCACTTAGCATAA